Part of the uncultured Methanobrevibacter sp. genome is shown below.
ATATACATTAACCTGTTTATCCTCAACACGAAACATGTAGATTTCACTTAATTCCAGAAGTGCAATGTCTGAACCTTTTTTAACTGCAATCATATCGCTGGACTCATCGCTTTCCAGAATAGATATTGCTTTTGACACATTGCCGGTCAGTTCATTTGTATGAATATCTGCATGGGGCTCGGTAATATCTCTTGAAACAAACAAATTTACTTTCATGATTTAATTCCTTAATTTTTCCATCTCTTCTTGAATTTTACGTTCTCTATAATCTTCGCTGTCAAAATTATCAACAAATACAAAAGCCACTAAAAAGTCTTTCAATACTCCTATTCCCCAAAAGAATAATGGAAATGCAACCCACCAAAACTCTGGAGTAAACCACCAGTTAACAATAGCTAAAATTGCATTGACAATCAGATAGGCTTTTAAGTTCCTATAAAATTCAATTTTGTTATCTACACGTTCTTCTGCTCGTAATCTTAAATTATCTGACATAGTATTATCTCCTCGCTTGATAATACTACTTGGTTAAAATATATATAAATGAATAGTTATCAACTTAACTGAAATGCAGAAAATAGAATGTGAAATGCAAAAAATTGAAGTTAAAAATATATGGGACCAAACACCATCATTTAAAACAAATGGGATGATATTAATTAGCCAACAGATTTCATGAAAAAATAGTCCTTAAACTGATATTTATAAACCTACCGTGGTTTTACCACTGCTATTGGGATCTGCAAAAACCATAACTTCCGGAAACCTATTTTTCTGAGACATAAACTCTCCTTCCATCATGATACTCTAAATAAGCACGTTTATTTTCATCATCATAACCAGCAATAGGAAGTCCTTTAATTTTACATATATCTTGATCAATTTTAATAGATGCTTAAATCTTTCCGTAAGTTCGTCATCAGAAATTCCATATGTAGAATCTAATTCATTTTCTTCAACCAAAACAAATCCTCCTTATTACTAATTTATAATAAAAAATATCAAATTCATTAATAAAGTTCAGCAATCACCTTTTAATTTGAAATAGTTCAAAAAAATATATAAAATATAGATTTATTTATTATCAATTTCTGAGATATTGTAACGTTTAGTATCTCAGATGATGGCTGTATGGTTTTTTCGAATGTTTGAAAGAAAAGAATGATTTTTACATTTTTAACTGAAAAAACATATCTTGGACAAAATACATAGACAGTATCAACTGAGCCTATTTTAAAAAAGATGAATTTTGGGAAATATCATGGATGAAAAAGAATGCTATAACTGCAAACATGTGGAATTTGATATTGGCCTTTGCACCCAATATTACTGCAGATTCCATGAAAAATTAGTTGATGACTGGAGCAAATCATCCAATTAAGCCAATTGTAAAATAAAAATTATTTTAGTTCAAACACCATCTATGCGCTCAACTAAAATTAAATGTAAATCATGACCTATTCAACATCAAAACCCTTTTCTATCATGCTGTTTTTAAGAATCTCCATGGCTCTTATCGTATCAGGTCCTGAAACCCGCTTAATCATCCGGTTGTTTTCATTGAATCTTCCGACAAAATAATCCTGCTGCTGCTTACTGACAAGGTCAAGTCGAGTATAGTTTGTAAGGCATTCCAGAAGCGCAAAAACTCCACGATTTAAAGCCTTTGCACATGGATGGTTCTTGACGATTTCCACAACATCACTGCTTATGATATAAGCCTCTCCATTTGATGTCACATGGTCTTTAATCGGATTTCCGATGGTTGAATTTACAAAATTTATAGGGTCAAAAGTAATATTTACAACGTATTTGCCTGTTTCCATAATGTTTTTCAGGGTTTTTGTACCGACAAATAACCTGCATCCAAGTTTGTCTTTGCCTTTGCATACAATTCCTATTGGAGCTGCATTTTTTACACCGTCCCTACTCATGGTAGTGTAAATCCCTTCATATTTCTGTCCTTCTTCAATTCCGATATCTGTCAAATCAATAGCCATTTTATCATCCATATCAATTTACATTTTCAATATTACTATCTATTCCTAATCTAATTAAAAATTATTGTGAAAAATTATCATTTCCCAAACAGAAATGTTTAAAAAATACAAAAAAATAGAAATTAAAGGCAGCTATAATACAGCCACCAGATAATATAAAATAGAAGTAATGGCAGGAACGGATAAATTATCGATTCCACCATAACTTAAAGCTTCACAAACTGTTGCGACTGCTGAAATAGCTATAATGTAGACAAGGTTGAATTCAGGCATCGCACATCCGATTGAAGTGAAAACCATCCATACGAATACACTCATTACAGTGGTTATTACAAACATTGTAAGTGATCCTTCAAGGGATTTTGTTCCTCCAAATACTGTGTATTTGACTTTACCGAATTTCTGACCGATTAAAGCTGCAAATCCGTCACCATAAACCATAGGAACAATAGCCAATGCTACAATCCATATGTAGTATTTAGGATCCCCTGCAGGAGCAATTGATGCAAATATTGCAATTAAAAGTGTCCAGATTCCAGCATAGAAAAATAATCCCAGAGCGTGACCGGATTCAGTTACACTGTTTTCGATTTTTATTGGTGAGTATTCAGTCAGGAAGAACAGCACTATTGTAATAGGAAGTGTTAAAAACCAGACCATTACCCAGGGATCTGAGAAAAATGGCATGGCAAATATCATGTTACCTACCATAATATGCAAAAATTTACGTGAAACTTCAGGGCGTGTCTTTAAAACCATTTCCGCTACAACGAAAATGATAGCTACATAAACATATACAACAATTAATGCAAGGACATCAGAGAATATCATTAGTCATCATACTCCCCGTATTCGCAGCCGGCATTTTCAATTTTCACATGGTCAATCAGGGTTCCGTCTTTTTTGTATAGCTTGATTTCACCCCAACCGTTTCCACCGTTCCATAGGCGGTTGTGTCTTTTAGTTCCATTTGGAGCTTCATAGTTGAAAAGCATCATTTCATCACGTTTGCAGTAAAGAACCAGTTCCATTTTGGAGTTCTTATTGCTTGCATTGATGTGCCATGTGTTAACGTCCTCACCTTCCTCAAAGTCAAAGTCAATTTTGACAAGATTCCAGAACCTTGCAAAGTTGTACTCATACATGGTTCCTTCATAGTAAAATCCTATAAGAAGTTTACGAGGTATCTCAATACCGAATGCCTTTGGTCTTCCTCCACCGGCTTCGAAAGCGGAGTTGTGTAGTTTTTTACCTGATATTAAACTGGTAATGTTACATGATGAAATCCAAAGCCAAGGAGATGTGAAATCTCCTCCCCAGTTTTTATCAGCATACCCGTAGGATTTTTCAGGAATAACTTCATATTCTTCACCATCCAGCCATATGGTTCCACTATATTCAGTTTTAATTCCTTCAGCATGCCAGAACATTTCAAATGCATTTAATTTTCTGAAAAAAGAATTTGCACCATATCCGACATTGAATGTGATTTTTTTATCGATGTCCAAATCCCACATCATGTCTCCTGCATCACTCATATATTCAGGGTGATTTTTAGCGTCCTCTTCAGACACCCTTGAAAATCCGCTCATATGAGTTTCTGTCAGACTGCAGTCTCCCACCTGGATGTTTAATTCATCATCAGGACAGTTGAAGTATTTCATTGAATAGAAATTGTGAATCTGTTTTGGATTTTTACCCCATGTACCTGCTTTAATCATACAGTAAGACGGTCTTTTACCTGCTTTCTGATTTTCTGGAAGCTGCCCGAGTGTTGGTTCTTCTTCAGCAAGGTCAGGA
Proteins encoded:
- a CDS encoding 2TM domain-containing protein yields the protein MSDNLRLRAEERVDNKIEFYRNLKAYLIVNAILAIVNWWFTPEFWWVAFPLFFWGIGVLKDFLVAFVFVDNFDSEDYRERKIQEEMEKLRN
- a CDS encoding diacylglycerol/polyprenol kinase family protein, which produces MIFSDVLALIVVYVYVAIIFVVAEMVLKTRPEVSRKFLHIMVGNMIFAMPFFSDPWVMVWFLTLPITIVLFFLTEYSPIKIENSVTESGHALGLFFYAGIWTLLIAIFASIAPAGDPKYYIWIVALAIVPMVYGDGFAALIGQKFGKVKYTVFGGTKSLEGSLTMFVITTVMSVFVWMVFTSIGCAMPEFNLVYIIAISAVATVCEALSYGGIDNLSVPAITSILYYLVAVL
- a CDS encoding DUF447 domain-containing protein yields the protein MDDKMAIDLTDIGIEEGQKYEGIYTTMSRDGVKNAAPIGIVCKGKDKLGCRLFVGTKTLKNIMETGKYVVNITFDPINFVNSTIGNPIKDHVTSNGEAYIISSDVVEIVKNHPCAKALNRGVFALLECLTNYTRLDLVSKQQQDYFVGRFNENNRMIKRVSGPDTIRAMEILKNSMIEKGFDVE
- a CDS encoding tocopherol cyclase family protein, with protein sequence MNKSDLKRDHYMLKGPLAKKGYDWWWHSLTAYNKKTGEPKPFFIEYFVCNPDLAEEEPTLGQLPENQKAGKRPSYCMIKAGTWGKNPKQIHNFYSMKYFNCPDDELNIQVGDCSLTETHMSGFSRVSEEDAKNHPEYMSDAGDMMWDLDIDKKITFNVGYGANSFFRKLNAFEMFWHAEGIKTEYSGTIWLDGEEYEVIPEKSYGYADKNWGGDFTSPWLWISSCNITSLISGKKLHNSAFEAGGGRPKAFGIEIPRKLLIGFYYEGTMYEYNFARFWNLVKIDFDFEEGEDVNTWHINASNKNSKMELVLYCKRDEMMLFNYEAPNGTKRHNRLWNGGNGWGEIKLYKKDGTLIDHVKIENAGCEYGEYDD